A single genomic interval of Syngnathoides biaculeatus isolate LvHL_M chromosome 1, ASM1980259v1, whole genome shotgun sequence harbors:
- the hoxa3a gene encoding homeobox protein Hox-A3a, protein MQKATYYDSSAIYSGYPYQSANGFGYDANQVQYPRASHVESDYHRPACSLQSPDGTAAPLHKPAESRDAVQAAPSKAHHAEGTPPPSRSPSDTDHNGNNNGGGGGGGGGGGHPGAKNCSPSSGARSKQIFPWMKESRQNTKQKPANSANSVETCPGDKSPPGSAASKRARTAYTSAQLVELEKEFHFNRYLCRPRRVEMANLLNLTERQIKIWFQNRRMKYKKDQKGVGMLPSPGGQSPRSPVGPSSGGGYLSSMHPLVNPLPYESQSPTSYSKNHQNAYGMATSYPPAMNNSHKRYPDSATPEYDAHPLQGGTYGTHMQGSPVYVGGGYVEPMGNSGATVFGLSHLPHPPSSNMDYNGAITMGNSQQHHGVCDPTPTYTDLTPQYSQGRIQEAPKLTHL, encoded by the exons ATGCAAAAGGCAACCTACTACGACAGCTCGGCAATTTACAGTGGCTACCCGTATCAAAGCGCAAATGGCTTCGGTTATGATGCCAATCAGGTCCAATATCCCCGCGCCTCTCATGTGGAAAGTGACTACCATCGAcccgcctgctccctgcagtCTCCCGACGGCACGGCGGCTCCTCTGCACAAGCCGGCGGAGAGCCGCGACGCCGTCCAAGCGGCGCCGTCCAAGGCGCATCACGCCGAGGGCACCCCGCCTCCCTCGCGATCCCCCTCCGACACCGACCACAACGGCAACaacaacggcggcggcggcggcggcggcggcggcggcggccatcCCGGCGCCAAGAACTGCTCGCCGTCCTCGGGCGCCCGCAGCAAGCAAATCTTCCCCTGGATGAAGGAGTCCCGACAGAACACCAAGCAGAAACCCGCAAATAGCGCCAATTCAG TGGAGACTTGCCCGGGAGACAAAAGTCCTCCCGGGTCAGCCGCCTCCAAGCGGGCCCGGACGGCCTACACCAGCGCCCAGCTGGTGGAGCTGGAGAAGGAGTTCCACTTCAACCGGTACCTGTGCAGGCCTCGGAGGGTGGAGATGGCCAACCTACTCAACCTGACAGAGAGACAGATCAAAAtctggttccagaaccgcagGATGAAATACAAGAAGGATCAGAAGGGCGTGGGGATGCTGCCTTCCCCCGGGGGGCAGTCCCCTCGGAGTCCGGTGGGGCCATCTTCCGGCGGGGGGTACCTCAGCTCTATGCACCCCCTGGTCAACCCTCTTCCTTACGAGTCCCAGTCGCCGACGTCTTACAGTAAGAACCATCAGAACGCGTACGGCATGGCCACGTCGTACCCCCCTGCCATGAACAACTCCCATAAGAGGTATCCCGACTCGGCCACCCCCGAGTATGACGCCCACCCCCTGCAGGGGGGCACCTACGGCACGCACATGCAGGGCAGCCCCGTTTATGTGGGCGGAGGTTACGTAGAACCTATGGGCAACTCCGGGGCGACGGTTTTCGGCCTCAGCCACCTCCCGCACCCGCCGTCGTCCAACATGGACTACAATGGAGCAATCACGATGGGCAACAGTCAGCAGCATCATGGCGTGTGCGATCCCACACCCACGTACACAGACCTCACACCGCAATACTCTCAGGGAAGAATCCAGGAGGCGCCCAAACTGACTCATCTGTAG